One stretch of Hevea brasiliensis isolate MT/VB/25A 57/8 chromosome 12, ASM3005281v1, whole genome shotgun sequence DNA includes these proteins:
- the LOC110668654 gene encoding probable leucine-rich repeat receptor-like protein kinase At1g35710, whose protein sequence is MFQNKLSGPIPQQIGNLKSLNKLSLWGNYLSGPIPTTLCGLTNLTLLPLYENKPSGPIPNEVGNLKFISDLELSENQLSGPISASLGNKITGTIPPEIGNAAQIKGLDLSSNKIAGSIPKELGELTSLVKIPSQLSSLESLETLNLSHNNLSGSIRDSFQDMQDKFSSGFAFVRFKYEDEERKAAERLDGSVVDGREIMVQFAKYGPNDERM, encoded by the exons ATGTTCCAAAATAAACTTTCTGGTCCAATTCCTCAGCAAATCGGAAACCTGAAGTCTCTGAACAAGCTAAGCCTTTGGGGAAACTATCTTTCTGGTCCAATTCCAACAACACTATGTGGTCTGACAAATCTCACCCTTCTTCCTCTCTATGAAAATAAACCCTCTGGCCCAATTCCTAATGAGGTGGGAAACTTGAAGTTTATTTCTGATCTGGAGTTGAGTGAAAATCAACTTAGTGGTCCTATCTCAGCTTCCTTGG GCAACAAAATAACGGGTACAATTCCACCTGAAATTGGAAATGCAGCTCAGATAAAAGGACTTGATCTTTCTTCGAATAAAATAGCTGGGAGCATCCCTAAGGAGTTGGGGGAATTAACTTCTTTGGTTAAG ATACCATCACAATTGAGTAGTTTAGAGAGCTTGGAGACGCTGAATCTATCCCACAATAACCTGTCTGGTTCTATTCGAGATAGTTTTCAAGATATGCAAG ATAAATTTTCTTCGGGTTTTGCATTTGTGAGGTTTAAATACGAGGATGAGGAGCGAAAGGCCGCGGAAAGGCTTGATG GAAGTGTTGTGGATGGAAGAGAGATTATGGTTCAGTTTGCAAAATACGGCCCTAATGACGAGCGAATGTGA
- the LOC131169093 gene encoding probable leucine-rich repeat receptor-like protein kinase At1g35710 has product MASPSSKCHPFQSKNKPLQLAWNFFANLLFGTIPLGIIQLSKLVYPNLSYNLLSGSITPEIDLLTNLNTLHLAANKLNGSIPPEIGHLVELYIDSNSLSSPIPSTFGNLKYLTVLHMFQNKLSGPIPQQIGNLKSLNKLSLWGNYLSGPIPTTLCGLTNLTLLHLYENKLSGPIPNEVGNLKFISDMELSENQLSGPISASLGNKITGTIPPEIGNAAQIKGLDLSSNKIAGSIPKDLGKLTSLVKMEKLTHLSGLDLSRNFLIGKIPSQLSSLESLETLNLSHNNLSGSIRDSFQDMQARSKGRGNHPLLRPLELYHYQKINFSWGFAFVRFKYEDDERKAAKRFDGRVVDGREIIVQFAKYDPNDERM; this is encoded by the exons ATGGCATCACCATCCTCAAAATGCCACCCATTCCAATCCAAGAACAAGCCCCTGCAATTGGCTTGGAATTTCTT CGCGAATCTACTCTTTGGCACCATCCCACTTGGAATCATTCAACTTTCCAAACTCGTTTATCCTAATTTGTCATACAATCTCTTGTCTGGGAGCATCACTCCAGAGATTGACCTTCTAACAAATCTCAATACCTTGCACCTTGCAGCAAATAAGTTAAACGGCTCAATTCCTCCAGAAATAGGCCA TTTGGTTGAACTTTACATAGATTCCAACAGTCTATCAAGTCCCATCCCTTCCACTTTTGGGAATTTGAAATACCTAACTGTGTTGCATATGTTCCAAAATAAACTTTCTGGTCCAATTCCTCAGCAAATCGGAAACCTGAAGTCTCTGAACAAGCTAAGCCTTTGGGGAAACTATCTTTCTGGTCCAATTCCAACAACACTATGTGGTCTGACAAATCTCACCCTTCTTCATCTCTATGAAAATAAACTCTCTGGCCCAATTCCTAATGAGGTGGGAAACTTGAAGTTTATTTCTGATATGGAGTTGAGTGAAAATCAACTTAGTGGTCCTATCTCAGCTTCCTTGG GCAACAAAATAACGGGTACAATTCCACCTGAAATTGGAAATGCAGCTCAGATAAAAGGACTTGATCTTTCTTCGAATAAAATAGCTGGGAGCATCCCCAAGGACTTGGGGAAATTAACTTCTTTGGTTAAG ATGGAGAAGTTAACTCACTTATCGGGGTTGGACTTAAGCCGCAACTTTCTCATAGGAAAGATACCATCACAATTGAGTAGTTTAGAGAGCTTGGAGACGCTGAATCTATCCCACAATAACCTGTCTGGTTCTATTCGAGATAGTTTCCAAGATATGCAAG CACGCAGTAAAGGGCGCGGGAACCATCCACTGCTAAGGCCACTGGAATTGTATCACTACCAAAAG ATAAACTTTTCTTGGGGTTTTGCATTTGTGAGGTTTAAATACGAGGATGATGAGCGAAAGGCCGCGAAAAGGTTTGATG GAAGAGTTGTTGATGGAAGAGAGATTATAGTTCAGTTTGCAAAATACGACCCTAATGATGAGCGAATGTGA
- the LOC131171079 gene encoding MDIS1-interacting receptor like kinase 2-like: MGFSTSKRVLIFVPLILLVVSHSSLNVASNSVDEARSLLKWKASLNQTNPPLPSWILYPGNATNTSSSSHLEMNVSPSSWHGIRCNKAGRVHSVNLTSCGLKGTLQEFPFSSLPKLVYVDLSANELYGIIPPQIGQLSKLIYLDLQINLLSGKIPPEIGLLTNLRTLHLNVNRLDDSIPSCLGNLTNLFWLYLYNNSLSGSIPQEIGKLSNLVELYLDNNHLTGSIPSTLGYLKKLTVLYIFNNQLSDPIPEEIGNLESLWNLSLKTNNLSGPIPASLGRLGNIELLHLYQNQLSGSIPKDLGNLSSLVDLELSENQLNGSIPTSFGRLSNLKMLSLRDNQLSGSIPREIGNLRNLSELNLDKNQFTGFLPQNICVGGLLLKLAVNDNQLTGPIPRSLKSCSSLVRAHFDGNQLHGNISEDFGVYPNLQFIDLSYNKFYGEISSNWGRCHKLSTLKIVGNNISGRIPTDIGNAFRLQVLDLSSNHLVGRIPKELGKLTSLLKLTLNDNQLFDGIPSEFGSLTDLEQLDLSANRLNKSIPYDVGNLAKLNYLNLSCNEFSQEIPIQLGKLTHLSQLDLSHNMLTGEIPAEFSSLRTLEILNLSHNKLNGIIPATLAQLPNLRSVDLSDNELWGPIPNSKAFQDAALKKNRGLCGNARGLQPCKIAKIHKHVLGKGIKFSLMIVFPIFGAVVLFCGLIIMLFSFRTRKRGSVTGSNMNNEELLSISIFDGKIMHREIIEATKNFDSMYCIGEGRFGRVYKAELLSGDTVAVKKFHSLPHDEMADQKEFLNEIRVLTEVRHRNVVKFYGFCSHVRHTFLVYEYLPRGSLATILCNDEAAKEFGWDKRLTVIKGVAYALYHMHHECIPPIVHRDISSKNVLLDSEYEAHVSDFGTAKLLNLDSSNRTMLAGTYGYVAPELAYTMKVTEKCDVYSFGVLVLEVIKGKHPGDLISMMLSHSGNMEIAVNDVLDERLSPPSLEVEDKWAFIVSLAFSCLNANPQSRPNMYVVCQSLSK, encoded by the exons ATGGGATTCTCAACCTCGAAAAGAGTGCTAATATTTGTTCCTTTGATCCTGCTTGTTGTTTCACATTCTTCACTTAATGTTGCTTCTAACTCTGTTGATGAAGCACGTTCCCTGCTAAAATGGAAAGCCAGCCTTAACCAGACCAACCCACCCCTGCCCTCGTGGATTCTTTATCCTGGAAATGCCACCAATACTTCTAGTTCTAGCCACCTTGAAATGAATGTAAGCCCAAGTTCCTGGCATGGAATTAGGTGCAACAAAGCTGGAAGAGTCCATTCTGTCAACCTCACAAGTTGCGGTTTAAAAGGTACGCTCCAAGAATTTCCGTTCTCGTCCCTTCCTAAACTTGTATACGTTGATCTTAGTGCAAACGAATTATATGGCATCATCCCACCTCAAATCGGTCAACTTTCCAAGCTCATCTATCTTGATTTGCAAATTAATCTGCTGTCTGGAAAAATTCCACCAGAAATTGGCCTTCTAACAAATCTTAGAACATTACACCTCAATG TGAATCGTCTCGATGATTCAATTCCTTCTTGCTTGGGCAATTTGACTAACCTTTTTTGGTTATATCTTTACAATAATTCACTTTCTGGTTCCATTCCTCAAGAAATTGGAAAGCTCTCCAATTTGGTTGAACTTTACCTGGACAACAACCACCTAACAGGTTCCATCCCTTCCACTTTAGGCTACTTAAAGAAACTCACTGTGTTATACATTTTTAACAATCAACTTTCCGATCCTATCCCTGAAGAAATCGGAAATTTGGAGTCTCTTTGGAATCTAAGCCTTAAAACAAACAATCTTTCTGGTCCAATTCCGGCATCATTAGGTCGTCTAGGGAACATTGAATTACTTCATTTATACCAAAATCAACTATCTGGATCCATTCCTAAAGATCTGGGAAACTTATCGTCTCTTGTTGATCTAGAGTTAAGTGAGAATCAACTGAATGGTTCGATTCCTACTTCATTTGGTCGTTTAAGCAACTTAAAAATGCTATCCCTTCGTGACAACCAACTTTCTGGTTCCATCCCCCGTGAAATCGGAAATCTAAGGAATTTATCTGAACTGAACCTTGACAAAAACCAATTCACTGGTTTTTTGCCCCAGAATATTTGCGTTGGAGGATTACTTTTGAAATTGGCTGTGAATGACAACCAACTCACTGGTCCAATCCCCAGAAGTTTGAAAAGTTGCTCAAGCTTAGTCAGAGCCCACTTTGATGGAAACCAACTCCATGGAAATATCTCTGAAGATTTTGGTGTCTATCCGAACCTGCAGTTCATAGATCTAAGCTACAATAAATTCTATGGTGAAATCTCATCCAACTGGGGGAGGTGTCACAAATTGTCGACCCTAAAGATTGTAGGGAATAATATTTCGGGTAGGATACCAACTGATATTGGAAATGCCTTTCGGCTGCAAGTACTTGATCTTTCTTCAAATCATTTAGTTGGAAGGATTCCTAAGGAATTGGGGAAGTTGACTTCTTTGTTGAAGTTGACTTTAAACGATAATCAGCTTTTTGATGGGATACCTTCAGAATTTGGATCGTTAACCGATCTTGAGCAACTAGACCTGTCGGCGAACAGATTGAACAAATCGATTCCTTACGATGTTGGAAACTTAGCTAAACTCAACTACTTGAATTTGAGTTGTAATGAGTTTAGCCAAGAAATTCCAATTCAGTTGGGGAAGTTAACTCA CTTGTCCCAGCTCGATCTTAGTCACAACATGCTCACTGGAGAGATACCGGCAGAATTTTCAAGTTTGCGAACCTTGGAGATACTGAATCTTTCTCACAACAAGCTCAATGGTATCATTCCAGCAACGTTAGCACAACTGCCTAATTTACGATCCGTTGATCTATCAGATAACGAGTTGTGGGGTCCCATTCCCAACAGCAAAGCCTTTCAAGATGCTGCATTGAAAAAAAACAGAGGGCTCTGTGGCAATGCTAGAGGTCTGCAGCCTTGCAAGATTGCAAAGATTCACAAACATGTTTTGGGAAAGGGCATAAAATTTTCTCTGATGATTGTATTTCCTATTTTCGGAGCAGTTGTCCTATTCTGCGGTTTAATTATCATGTTGTTCAGTTTCCGAACAAGGAAAAGAGGCTCAGTGACAGGAAGCAACATGAACAACGAAGAGTTGCTTTCCATATCAATTTTCGATGGAAAAATAATGCACCGAGAAATCATAGAAGCAACCAAGAATTTTGACAGCATGTACTGCATTGGAGAGGGCAGATTTGGACGTGTCTACAAAGCAGAGTTGTTATCGGGTGATACTGTAGCTGTAAAGAAATTCCATTCGTTACCTCATGATGAGATGGCAGATCAGAAAGAATTCCTGAATGAGATAAGGGTATTAACAGAGGTAAGGCATCGAAATGTTGTCAAATTCTATGGTTTTTGTTCACATGTCCGACACACATTTCTAGTTTACGAGTACCTCCCTAGGGGTAGCCTGGCCACGATCCTGTGCAATGATGAAGCTGCAAAAGAATTTGGCTGGGATAAAAGGCTGACGGTCATAAAAGGTGTAGCTTATGCCTTGTACCACATGCACCATGAGTGCATACCACCAATTGTTCATAGAGACATATCAAGCAAGAATGTTCTGCTGGACTCAGAATATGAAGCTCATGTTTCGGATTTTGGCACAGCTAAGCTTCTCAATCTAGATTCTTCCAATCGGACTATGCTTGCAGGCACCTACGGATACGTAGCACCAG AGCTTGCATACACAATGAAAGTGACAGAAAAATGCGATGTGTACAGCTTTGGGGTGCTGGTACTGGAAGTCATCAAAGGAAAGCATCCTGGTGATCTGATTTCTATGATGTTATCTCACTCAGGCAATATGGAGATAGCAGTCAATGATGTGTTGGATGAGCGTTTGTCGCCTCCTTCACTTGAGGTTGAAGACAAATGGGCATTCATAGTAAGTCTGGCATTTTCATGCTTAAATGCCAATCCACAGTCTAGGCCAAACATGTATGTTGTTTGTCAGTCGTTATCCAAATGA